The uncultured Acidilobus sp. JCHS genome contains a region encoding:
- a CDS encoding putative hydrolases or acyltransferases (alpha/beta hydrolase superfamily), whose amino-acid sequence MPDGYVDVKGTRVHYVEEGSGLPVVMMPGASFNARTWVEVGLVKAVAEAGFRAVSVDPPGQGETPQGRYQFGGRREFLEDFLPLVGFERGVLLGASLGGYSVATYALAHPDRVLGLVLIGAVGLERHAPQFKALSGKPILLVWGSEDDVSPISNAEAVLSRVSTAELVRFGRRHACYLDDPRGFTELVVGFLRDRVRPAVSP is encoded by the coding sequence GTGCCTGACGGGTACGTTGACGTGAAGGGCACGAGGGTCCACTACGTGGAGGAGGGTTCTGGACTGCCTGTCGTGATGATGCCAGGGGCCTCCTTTAACGCAAGGACGTGGGTCGAGGTGGGCCTCGTCAAGGCTGTGGCAGAGGCTGGCTTCAGGGCCGTATCTGTTGACCCACCGGGCCAGGGGGAGACGCCGCAGGGCAGGTACCAGTTCGGCGGCAGGAGGGAGTTCCTAGAGGACTTCCTCCCCCTGGTAGGCTTCGAGAGGGGGGTCCTCCTGGGGGCCAGCCTTGGGGGCTACTCGGTGGCCACCTACGCCCTGGCCCACCCTGACAGGGTCCTGGGCCTCGTCCTGATAGGCGCCGTGGGCCTCGAGAGGCACGCGCCCCAGTTCAAGGCCCTCTCGGGCAAGCCCATACTCCTGGTCTGGGGCTCGGAGGACGACGTGTCCCCTATATCGAACGCGGAGGCCGTTCTCAGCAGGGTCAGCACGGCAGAGCTGGTGAGGTTCGGCAGGAGGCACGCCTGCTACCTAGACGACCCGAGGGGCTTCACGGAGCTTGTCGTGGGCTTCCTAAGGGACAGGGTCAGGCCTGCTGTAAGCCCATAA
- a CDS encoding ABC-type dipeptide/oligopeptide/nickel transport system, permease component — protein MKHALYKALYYALTWFVAVSFAWFIPRLLPYNAVEITVASMERSLAASGSMVSPQQYKEMVSYIEGLFGAHEPLWLQYVNFWKDLFHGNFGPSIAFFPATVSQVIARSLPYDLILIIPSTVVAWVIGNLLGAQIGYRKTGTLTDRASMVAFVALNNIPFFVLGLILIMVFAVELHWVPATGYTYSAIPRLSWAYIKIFLKHWIMPFLSVTLVSLGGWVLGMRQLIINEKNSDYMNYGEALGLRGSILARYAMKNAFLPQITGLALSLSTVVGGSYVLEFIFGYPGMGYIMGVAATENDYLTVAGAFVIIATVVLLANYIVDILYSVLDPRVRAAEVGT, from the coding sequence GTGAAGCACGCCCTGTACAAGGCCCTGTACTACGCGCTCACCTGGTTCGTGGCAGTCTCCTTCGCCTGGTTCATACCGCGCCTGCTGCCCTATAACGCTGTCGAGATCACGGTGGCGAGCATGGAGAGGTCCCTAGCGGCCAGCGGTTCCATGGTCTCACCGCAGCAGTACAAGGAGATGGTGAGCTACATCGAGGGGCTCTTCGGGGCTCATGAGCCCCTCTGGCTTCAGTACGTCAACTTCTGGAAGGACCTCTTTCACGGCAACTTCGGCCCCTCCATAGCGTTCTTCCCAGCCACGGTCAGCCAGGTCATAGCCAGGTCTCTTCCCTACGACCTGATCCTCATAATACCGTCGACCGTGGTGGCCTGGGTCATAGGTAACCTCCTCGGGGCCCAGATAGGCTACAGGAAGACCGGGACCCTCACTGACAGGGCCTCCATGGTGGCCTTCGTGGCCTTGAACAACATACCGTTCTTCGTCCTCGGCCTCATACTGATCATGGTCTTTGCGGTCGAGCTCCACTGGGTCCCGGCCACCGGCTACACGTACTCGGCAATACCTAGGCTGAGCTGGGCGTACATAAAGATATTCCTGAAGCACTGGATAATGCCGTTCCTCTCGGTCACACTGGTCTCCCTGGGCGGCTGGGTCCTCGGCATGAGGCAGCTCATAATAAACGAGAAGAACAGCGACTACATGAACTACGGCGAGGCCCTCGGGCTGCGCGGCTCGATACTTGCGAGGTACGCCATGAAGAACGCCTTTTTGCCCCAGATAACGGGCCTCGCGCTCAGCCTGAGCACGGTGGTCGGCGGTTCCTACGTCCTAGAGTTCATATTTGGCTACCCCGGCATGGGCTACATAATGGGCGTGGCGGCCACGGAGAACGACTACTTAACGGTGGCAGGCGCGTTCGTGATAATAGCGACCGTGGTGCTCCTCGCCAACTACATAGTTGACATCCTTTACAGCGTCCTGGATCCAAGGGTCAGGGCCGCTGAGGTAGGCACGTGA
- a CDS encoding Glycosyl hydrolase family 12, producing the protein MSPRALSLLAVLILLALAVAPQASAQCMICYPMISNASYTLFSYAVLNNYNAYFMKLPQGATAMISPMLWNLVGGNGNVTMVLSDGHLAVYVNITGVVRAISFIPVVGFPDIMYGDYSWGPFYTMTSTYSFLRLPMPTDQVPSLWSIVNYSLSLREGSYNDFSYDIWLVRHPGATSLGPSDVELMLWMYANQSLAGLPYWVTWHSVTMPTIIDGQLKNLSYQVFILPRNGGPSGWMLIILIPELNYSEGAYHGLTRGVFGVNLRDLISTAVNIVGEFNGTQWESGLYLSVIQLGAEVDASGNGTMLMNFTVYSWDLCGNLSATQTYTVTQTVTRTVTSTLTSVSTTTLTSTVNRTLYSTVTEVVKEVLLTPIIVAAAVAVIAVAAAAALTVRTRRG; encoded by the coding sequence TTGAGCCCGCGGGCCCTGTCCCTGTTAGCTGTTCTCATCCTCTTAGCCCTGGCAGTCGCCCCTCAGGCCTCGGCCCAGTGCATGATCTGCTACCCAATGATATCAAACGCCAGCTACACGCTGTTCTCCTACGCAGTGCTCAACAACTACAACGCCTATTTCATGAAGCTCCCCCAGGGCGCCACAGCGATGATATCGCCCATGCTGTGGAACCTCGTAGGGGGCAACGGGAACGTCACGATGGTCCTCAGCGATGGTCACCTTGCAGTTTACGTAAACATAACGGGCGTGGTCAGGGCCATCAGCTTCATTCCGGTCGTCGGCTTCCCTGACATAATGTACGGCGACTACTCCTGGGGGCCCTTCTACACCATGACGTCAACTTACAGCTTCCTCAGGCTCCCCATGCCTACAGACCAGGTGCCCAGCCTGTGGTCCATAGTTAACTACTCCCTGTCGCTGAGGGAGGGGAGCTACAACGACTTCTCCTATGACATATGGCTCGTGAGGCACCCCGGCGCCACCTCGCTTGGGCCGAGCGACGTGGAGCTGATGCTCTGGATGTACGCTAACCAGTCCCTGGCGGGCCTGCCCTACTGGGTCACCTGGCATAGCGTGACCATGCCTACAATCATAGATGGGCAGCTGAAGAACCTGTCATACCAGGTCTTCATACTCCCCAGGAACGGCGGCCCCTCTGGCTGGATGCTGATAATACTGATACCCGAGCTCAACTACAGCGAAGGCGCCTACCACGGCCTCACGCGCGGGGTCTTTGGCGTCAACCTCAGGGACCTCATATCGACGGCCGTCAACATAGTAGGCGAGTTCAACGGGACCCAGTGGGAGTCAGGCCTCTACCTGAGCGTGATCCAGCTGGGGGCCGAGGTGGACGCCTCAGGCAACGGCACCATGTTGATGAACTTCACGGTCTACAGCTGGGACCTCTGCGGCAACCTCAGCGCCACCCAGACCTACACGGTCACGCAGACGGTGACCAGGACCGTGACCTCAACTCTGACGTCCGTTTCGACCACGACCCTGACGAGCACGGTTAACAGGACCCTCTACTCGACTGTGACGGAGGTAGTGAAGGAGGTCCTGCTTACGCCCATTATCGTGGCGGCGGCCGTGGCCGTCATAGCTGTGGCCGCCGCAGCTGCCCTAACGGTTAGGACTAGGAGGGGCTGA
- a CDS encoding putative threonine efflux protein, which yields MDPLNLIMLTVALSSSGALSPGPLTMAAVVEGARGSWRAGLKAATGHMTFELPYVVAIGLAAYQLRYALDDPVVKYALAGLMGAFLAYFSAVTALDGLRLVRGRASDVKGLTSSLRGPFTAGLAFTAFNPFFLLWWLTVGLVLVEAASGLGFLVGYSIMYPSHVWMDYAWLTLMASLGEGGRRVLRSRGYGALLIALAALMAGVGAYALTGLA from the coding sequence GTGGACCCCCTGAACCTCATAATGTTGACCGTGGCCCTGAGCTCAAGCGGGGCCCTATCGCCCGGCCCCCTGACCATGGCCGCCGTCGTTGAGGGCGCGAGGGGCTCCTGGAGGGCCGGCCTCAAGGCGGCGACCGGCCACATGACCTTTGAGCTCCCTTACGTTGTGGCCATAGGGCTGGCCGCCTACCAGCTCAGGTACGCCCTCGATGACCCCGTGGTCAAGTACGCCCTGGCAGGCCTCATGGGGGCCTTCCTGGCCTACTTCTCAGCAGTGACGGCCCTCGACGGACTCAGGCTGGTAAGGGGCAGGGCCTCAGACGTGAAGGGGCTCACGAGTTCCCTCAGGGGGCCCTTCACCGCTGGCCTTGCGTTCACCGCCTTCAACCCGTTCTTCCTGCTGTGGTGGCTGACGGTCGGCCTTGTGCTTGTCGAGGCAGCCTCAGGGCTCGGGTTCCTGGTGGGCTACTCCATAATGTACCCGAGCCACGTGTGGATGGACTACGCCTGGCTGACGCTCATGGCCTCCCTCGGCGAGGGGGGCAGGAGGGTCCTCAGGAGCAGGGGCTACGGGGCCCTCCTAATAGCCTTGGCAGCCCTCATGGCTGGTGTGGGGGCTTACGCCCTCACGGGCCTGGCCTAG
- a CDS encoding deoxyribose-phosphate aldolase → MAYGLRGYTPSQVMGVIDSTLLRPYSTLAEVRSLVEEAAAMGCYSVCVNMAHAAYARHLIDEGGHRLRLCTVIDFPFGASTTDVRAEAIRRAVDKGVEEVDVVAPITYVKSGRLEAVERDLRRLAFVAHAEGALIKVIVEDAYITRAEKEALYKVVMLSGADFIKTSTGFEDPSYASSLGNQVGARVENVRLMAELSKAYNPNIGIKPAGGIRSVSQVMELLEASGRPLDPRLFRVGTSSARRIWEELQRTSQSI, encoded by the coding sequence TTGGCGTATGGGCTTCGCGGCTACACGCCCTCCCAGGTCATGGGGGTCATAGACTCAACCCTCCTCAGGCCCTACTCGACGCTCGCCGAGGTCCGCTCCCTCGTCGAGGAGGCGGCCGCCATGGGCTGCTACTCCGTCTGCGTCAACATGGCCCACGCCGCTTATGCGAGGCACCTGATAGACGAGGGCGGCCACAGGCTGAGGCTCTGCACGGTCATAGACTTCCCCTTCGGGGCGTCCACGACCGACGTCAGGGCCGAGGCGATAAGGAGGGCTGTTGACAAGGGGGTAGAGGAGGTCGACGTGGTTGCCCCCATAACTTACGTCAAGTCTGGCAGGCTTGAGGCCGTCGAGAGGGACCTCAGGAGGCTGGCCTTCGTCGCCCACGCCGAGGGGGCCTTGATAAAGGTGATAGTTGAGGACGCCTACATCACGAGGGCTGAGAAGGAGGCCCTGTACAAGGTCGTCATGTTGTCGGGGGCTGACTTCATAAAGACGAGCACGGGCTTCGAGGACCCCTCCTACGCCTCCTCCCTCGGCAACCAGGTAGGCGCCAGGGTCGAGAACGTGAGGCTCATGGCTGAGCTCTCCAAGGCCTACAACCCCAACATAGGCATAAAGCCGGCGGGCGGGATAAGGTCGGTGTCCCAGGTCATGGAGCTCCTCGAGGCCTCCGGGAGGCCCCTTGACCCGAGGCTCTTCAGGGTAGGCACCAGCTCTGCCAGGAGGATCTGGGAGGAGCTCCAGAGGACCTCTCAGAGTATATAG
- a CDS encoding ABC-type sugar transport system, periplasmic component, translating into MTTTTPPPTNTSVITLTVVTYAGSPAKLLNSIVIPLFEQEHPGVKVQVLSYPFTSYLEKEMTVLEAGSSQYDIVTYTQGPGPNILPYLSPLNESAFNISNLIMTVMNFGGVYYNPQTGQTTLYGIAPWASVLVLWYNIKFFDNVTLQQEFYNEYHFSLNPWTWQNWTQVLDVDQFFTSHNITKYGVLIYDDPAYDLNEAFPLVFEWYYMHNSTLNCGNPAGLPGYMTLFMGCYPKGWPYSFPPPSFNNSVGVEALKMYKSLVSYEPNPSVLTVSFDNTPSLLASEQAPAGFTYMSQMAWLTPQNRTMFRFAPAPGGYAGAGATYFAISKYSQHKDLAMQLLELIVSTTCRSSPSTPSASSR; encoded by the coding sequence ATGACCACCACGACGCCGCCTCCGACCAACACCTCGGTCATAACGCTGACAGTGGTGACGTATGCGGGCTCGCCCGCGAAGCTCCTGAACTCTATAGTTATCCCGCTCTTCGAGCAGGAGCACCCAGGCGTGAAGGTGCAGGTCCTGAGCTACCCGTTCACGAGCTACCTCGAGAAGGAGATGACGGTCCTTGAGGCCGGGAGCTCCCAGTATGACATAGTTACCTACACCCAGGGCCCAGGCCCCAACATACTCCCGTACCTCTCGCCCCTCAACGAGTCAGCCTTCAACATCAGCAACCTCATCATGACTGTCATGAACTTCGGCGGCGTCTACTACAACCCGCAGACGGGGCAGACGACGCTTTACGGCATAGCGCCCTGGGCCAGCGTGCTGGTCTTGTGGTACAACATTAAGTTCTTTGACAACGTGACGCTTCAGCAGGAGTTCTACAACGAGTACCACTTCAGCCTCAACCCGTGGACGTGGCAGAACTGGACCCAGGTCCTCGACGTTGACCAGTTCTTCACCTCGCACAACATAACCAAGTACGGCGTCCTAATATATGACGACCCTGCCTACGACCTGAACGAGGCGTTCCCGCTGGTCTTCGAGTGGTACTACATGCACAACTCCACCCTCAACTGCGGCAACCCTGCTGGGCTGCCAGGCTACATGACGCTGTTCATGGGCTGCTACCCGAAGGGCTGGCCTTACTCGTTCCCCCCGCCCTCCTTCAACAACAGCGTGGGCGTGGAGGCTCTTAAGATGTACAAGTCCCTCGTCAGCTATGAGCCCAACCCGAGCGTCCTGACGGTGTCATTTGACAACACGCCGAGCCTGCTGGCCAGCGAGCAGGCGCCAGCAGGCTTCACCTACATGTCACAGATGGCGTGGCTTACGCCCCAGAACAGGACCATGTTCAGGTTCGCTCCTGCCCCAGGAGGGTACGCTGGGGCTGGCGCCACGTACTTCGCCATAAGCAAGTACTCACAGCACAAGGACCTGGCCATGCAACTCCTCGAGCTCATAGTGTCGACCACGTGCAGGTCCAGTCCTTCTACACCTTCGGCCTCTTCCCGATAA
- a CDS encoding putative O-methyltransferase, whose protein sequence is MSDNLSFLRDVLPSAQGVSLRESEFRDFELRLRLNSDSAGVSRIDFEDGLVIYAALFTFAHGRSGLKVYDLGSAMGYSTLWLAKALEDACSGPCELTAVEIRPERVEAARAAYRDVAFERVSINFVHGDALKVLEDSEDDRVDVAFVDVQVSLYPRVVELLTRKLLPGGLAMFHNAIRPPPPAETFQLLVKAGWRYAIVPTLEGVLITRRPPS, encoded by the coding sequence TTGAGCGATAACCTTAGCTTTTTAAGAGACGTCCTGCCCTCAGCCCAGGGCGTTAGCTTGAGGGAGAGCGAGTTCAGGGACTTCGAGCTCAGGCTCAGGCTCAACTCGGACTCCGCGGGCGTAAGCAGGATAGACTTCGAGGACGGGCTCGTCATATACGCCGCCCTCTTCACCTTCGCGCACGGGAGGAGCGGGCTCAAGGTCTATGACCTGGGCTCAGCCATGGGGTACTCAACGCTGTGGCTCGCGAAGGCCCTTGAGGATGCCTGCTCGGGGCCCTGCGAGCTGACAGCTGTTGAGATAAGGCCCGAGAGGGTTGAGGCCGCCAGGGCTGCGTACAGGGACGTGGCCTTCGAGAGGGTCTCCATCAACTTCGTTCACGGCGACGCCCTGAAGGTCCTTGAGGACTCCGAGGACGACAGGGTGGACGTGGCCTTCGTAGACGTCCAGGTGTCGCTCTACCCAAGGGTCGTCGAGCTGTTGACGAGGAAGCTATTGCCCGGAGGGCTCGCAATGTTCCACAACGCCATAAGGCCCCCTCCCCCAGCGGAGACGTTCCAGCTCCTCGTCAAGGCCGGCTGGAGGTACGCCATAGTCCCGACCCTAGAGGGGGTCCTCATAACGAGGAGGCCGCCCAGCTAG
- a CDS encoding oligopeptide/dipeptide ABC transporter, ATP-binding protein, C-terminal domain encodes MKLLEVKDLRAYYFTPQGPVRAVDGISFDLEEGQVLGIVGESGSGKSTLGSVLANVIRPPLRLISGQVLYRGSNIYSMDPEKLRQLRARGISIIPQYAMNALNPTSRVRDIIRDLLLSHDASSDELNYRLKLARERALQLGLPPWALDRYAIELSGGMRQRVTILISTLLDPEVLIADEPTSALDVVVQRLVIQYLKDLLDNGAVKSMIFITHDIALVNEVATDLLVMYGGQAVEYGPVDEVLRDPKHPYTKGLMVSIPEPGVRIVKRPLTGLKGEPPSLLSPPSGCRFHPRCPLAMPICSSEEPPMVSVGGRRLVKCWLYRGERG; translated from the coding sequence ATGAAGCTGCTTGAGGTGAAGGACCTGAGGGCCTACTACTTCACGCCCCAGGGCCCCGTGAGGGCAGTTGACGGCATTTCCTTTGACCTAGAGGAGGGACAGGTTCTGGGCATAGTTGGTGAGAGCGGCAGCGGGAAGAGCACGCTGGGCAGCGTGCTGGCGAACGTCATAAGGCCTCCGCTCAGGCTGATCTCGGGCCAGGTCCTCTACAGGGGCTCCAACATCTACTCAATGGACCCCGAGAAGCTGAGGCAGCTGAGGGCAAGAGGGATATCAATAATACCCCAGTACGCCATGAACGCCCTCAACCCCACGAGCAGGGTGAGGGACATAATAAGGGACCTCCTCCTGTCCCATGACGCGTCCTCCGACGAGCTCAACTACAGGCTGAAGCTGGCCAGGGAGAGGGCCCTACAGCTGGGCCTGCCACCCTGGGCCCTCGACAGGTACGCGATAGAGCTGAGCGGGGGCATGAGGCAGAGGGTCACCATACTGATAAGCACCCTCCTGGACCCTGAGGTCCTGATAGCTGATGAGCCCACGAGCGCCCTCGACGTGGTGGTCCAGAGGCTCGTCATACAGTACCTCAAGGACCTGCTGGACAACGGCGCTGTGAAGTCAATGATATTTATAACCCACGACATAGCCCTCGTCAACGAGGTGGCCACCGACCTCTTGGTGATGTACGGGGGACAAGCAGTAGAGTATGGGCCTGTGGACGAGGTCCTAAGGGACCCCAAGCACCCCTACACTAAGGGCCTTATGGTCAGCATACCCGAGCCTGGAGTCAGGATAGTCAAGAGGCCCCTGACAGGCCTGAAGGGGGAGCCGCCGTCCCTCTTGAGCCCGCCCAGCGGCTGCAGGTTCCACCCGAGGTGCCCATTAGCTATGCCGATATGCTCAAGCGAGGAGCCCCCGATGGTAAGCGTTGGGGGCAGGCGCCTAGTGAAGTGCTGGCTCTACAGGGGTGAGAGGGGTTGA
- a CDS encoding FAD/FMN-containing dehydrogenase — translation MADIVSELMGALGRDKVSADPNVLRLYSAEPEGLSGPVEAVVFPESPEDVSSLASLAYRLEFPIYPQGSASSLSGNAVPTRKGVVVSFERMNRVKEVSLVDSVAVVEPGVRIEELNVQLAEAGYMFPVDPASQSVATVGGAIANGAGGMRGAKYGTMRDWVNGLEVVLVDDQGTRLRLGCRTVKCRQGYDLVRLMVGSEGTLALVTEATLRITPLPETVVTALAFFDGLEGLASAYVDLKSRRVQPYIAEFMDAPTVRLASEGLDLPFEARGDMFLVSLESTPESAERHAKFLEELMRSHGAREVRVTADPLEAEELFRLRRNLFPAQISMFRRPGRPLLLLIEDIVVPPSRVPEAVRALRALDSKYGITSSLGGHIGDGNLHPAIGFDPTDPESTRVAAAWFNDVVQVALSLGGAVSAEHGIGLLKREALAKALGERQIEVMRAIKAVFDPKGLLNPGKLF, via the coding sequence TTGGCTGACATAGTAAGTGAGCTGATGGGGGCCCTGGGCAGGGACAAGGTCTCAGCCGACCCGAACGTACTAAGGCTATACTCAGCCGAGCCCGAGGGTCTCTCAGGGCCTGTAGAGGCCGTGGTCTTCCCTGAGTCGCCTGAGGACGTCTCCTCCCTGGCATCGCTTGCCTACAGGCTGGAGTTCCCTATCTACCCCCAGGGCTCAGCGAGCAGCCTGAGCGGCAACGCCGTTCCTACCAGGAAGGGCGTTGTCGTCAGCTTTGAGCGGATGAACAGGGTCAAGGAGGTCAGCCTCGTTGACAGCGTAGCAGTTGTTGAGCCAGGGGTGAGGATAGAGGAGCTTAACGTGCAGCTGGCCGAGGCCGGCTACATGTTCCCCGTGGACCCGGCGAGCCAGTCAGTGGCCACCGTAGGGGGCGCCATAGCCAACGGGGCTGGGGGTATGAGGGGGGCCAAGTACGGCACCATGAGGGACTGGGTGAACGGGCTTGAGGTCGTCCTAGTTGACGACCAGGGGACCAGGCTGAGGCTGGGCTGCAGGACAGTTAAGTGCAGGCAGGGCTACGATCTAGTGAGGCTCATGGTGGGCAGCGAGGGCACCCTCGCCCTGGTCACCGAGGCCACCCTCAGGATAACGCCCCTACCCGAGACGGTGGTCACGGCCCTGGCCTTCTTCGACGGCCTCGAGGGGCTCGCCTCGGCCTACGTGGACCTCAAGTCGAGGAGGGTCCAGCCCTACATAGCTGAGTTCATGGACGCCCCGACCGTGAGGCTTGCCTCAGAGGGCCTTGACCTGCCCTTCGAGGCCAGGGGCGACATGTTCCTGGTAAGCCTTGAGAGCACGCCGGAGAGCGCGGAGAGGCACGCCAAGTTCCTCGAGGAGCTTATGAGGTCCCACGGGGCGAGGGAGGTGAGGGTCACAGCTGACCCCTTGGAGGCTGAGGAGCTCTTCAGGCTCAGGAGGAACCTCTTCCCCGCCCAGATATCCATGTTCAGGAGGCCCGGCAGGCCCCTGCTGCTCCTCATAGAGGACATAGTGGTGCCGCCCTCTAGGGTGCCCGAGGCCGTGAGGGCGCTCAGGGCGCTAGACAGCAAGTACGGGATTACTTCATCGCTTGGGGGCCACATAGGTGACGGCAATCTGCACCCCGCCATAGGCTTTGACCCCACAGACCCCGAGTCTACAAGGGTCGCGGCCGCGTGGTTCAACGACGTGGTTCAGGTGGCCCTCTCGCTGGGGGGAGCGGTGAGCGCAGAGCACGGCATAGGGTTGCTCAAGAGGGAGGCCCTGGCCAAGGCCTTAGGGGAGAGGCAGATAGAGGTAATGAGGGCGATAAAGGCCGTCTTCGACCCTAAGGGGCTCCTGAACCCCGGTAAGCTGTTCTAA
- a CDS encoding oligopeptide/dipeptide ABC transporter, ATP-binding protein, C-terminal domain has translation MSREVLYEVDRLTKVFSTGFFRTTRIYALNNVSFNVMEGEILSIVGESGSGKSTLLKVLLKALKPTSGRVLYRGVPLERWDNRKYWKEVQAVLQDPYSSFNPFYRVSRPLLMAAKTYMPEASEADRLKAVREALEFVGLNPDEILGKYPHQLSGGQLQRVMIARALVIGPKVLLADEIVSMIDASLRVNILNLLYKLKKETGMSVLFVTHDLSLASYIADRILILYKGEVMEYGDVEAVYSRPFHPYTQLLMKSIPLVSRRWTGRITSTTIEFKTGYIRGCVFADRCPLATDLCRATKPGLAQVEPDHYAACHYASKSAGLWKGV, from the coding sequence TTGAGCAGGGAGGTCCTCTACGAGGTTGATCGTCTGACCAAGGTCTTCAGCACAGGCTTCTTCAGGACCACCAGGATCTACGCCCTGAACAACGTCTCATTCAACGTCATGGAGGGCGAGATACTTTCAATAGTTGGTGAGAGCGGCAGCGGGAAGAGCACGTTACTCAAGGTACTCCTCAAGGCCCTGAAGCCGACCTCTGGCAGAGTCCTCTACCGCGGGGTCCCGCTTGAGAGGTGGGACAACAGGAAGTACTGGAAGGAGGTCCAGGCCGTCCTCCAAGACCCCTACTCTTCGTTCAACCCCTTCTACAGGGTCAGCAGGCCGCTCTTGATGGCCGCAAAGACCTACATGCCCGAGGCCTCTGAGGCTGACAGGCTGAAGGCCGTGAGGGAGGCCCTGGAGTTCGTTGGCCTCAACCCAGATGAGATCCTTGGCAAGTACCCCCACCAGCTTAGCGGGGGCCAGCTACAGAGGGTCATGATAGCCAGGGCGCTTGTCATAGGGCCCAAGGTCCTCCTAGCTGACGAGATAGTCTCGATGATTGACGCCTCCCTCAGGGTAAACATCCTTAACCTGCTCTACAAGCTCAAGAAGGAGACCGGCATGTCTGTGCTCTTCGTGACACATGACCTCAGCCTGGCCTCATACATAGCCGACAGGATACTCATACTTTACAAGGGGGAGGTCATGGAGTACGGCGACGTAGAGGCGGTCTACAGCAGGCCCTTCCACCCCTACACACAGCTGCTCATGAAATCCATACCGCTGGTCTCAAGGAGGTGGACGGGCCGCATAACGAGCACCACGATAGAGTTTAAGACGGGCTACATAAGGGGCTGCGTCTTCGCCGACAGGTGCCCGCTGGCCACCGACCTCTGCAGGGCCACTAAGCCGGGCCTGGCCCAGGTGGAGCCTGACCACTACGCGGCCTGCCACTACGCCTCCAAGAGCGCCGGGCTGTGGAAGGGGGTATAG
- a CDS encoding ABC-type dipeptide/oligopeptide/nickel transport system, permease component — protein MSRRLPRPRRAAGPRGVWGPLLGSLVREKFFMGGLIIILAVALMGLLAPYVAPSKNFLATVGAPNQPPSLKYPLGTTGFGQDVLSQLLFGTRNTLFVATVAALIATLIGLALGVIGGFLGGAVDAVFNFLTNTFLVVPTFTILLLIATIVKHPSLQLEAIIIGAFGWPWGARAYRSFALSMRSRDYVTVARLNGMSGLNIALTEVLPQMLPYIAIMLVMTLNGSLMADVGLDAIGLGPGNTITLGLMLNYAWGWGALVYNWWWWWLPPVIVIILIATSLTAVAMGMDRVFNPRLRGT, from the coding sequence TTGAGCAGGAGGCTCCCGAGGCCACGGAGGGCGGCGGGCCCGCGGGGGGTTTGGGGTCCCCTGCTGGGCTCGCTTGTCAGGGAGAAGTTTTTCATGGGAGGTCTTATCATAATCCTGGCCGTAGCCCTCATGGGCCTGCTGGCCCCTTACGTCGCCCCCTCCAAGAACTTCCTCGCCACGGTTGGGGCGCCTAATCAGCCCCCCTCGTTGAAGTACCCGCTGGGGACGACGGGCTTCGGCCAGGACGTCCTGTCCCAGCTCCTCTTCGGGACCCGCAATACACTGTTCGTGGCTACTGTAGCGGCGCTGATAGCGACCCTCATAGGGCTGGCCCTCGGCGTCATAGGGGGCTTCCTAGGGGGAGCAGTTGACGCCGTCTTCAACTTCCTCACCAACACGTTCCTGGTCGTACCGACCTTCACGATACTCCTGCTGATAGCAACCATAGTGAAGCACCCGAGCCTTCAGCTCGAGGCCATAATAATAGGGGCCTTCGGCTGGCCATGGGGCGCCAGGGCGTACAGGAGCTTCGCCCTGAGCATGAGGAGCAGGGACTACGTAACCGTCGCCAGGCTCAACGGCATGAGCGGGCTCAACATAGCCCTGACGGAGGTCCTGCCCCAGATGCTCCCCTACATAGCTATAATGCTCGTCATGACCCTCAACGGGTCCCTCATGGCTGACGTGGGGCTCGACGCCATAGGTCTGGGCCCTGGGAACACCATAACCCTCGGCCTCATGCTGAACTACGCGTGGGGCTGGGGGGCACTGGTCTACAACTGGTGGTGGTGGTGGCTGCCGCCTGTCATAGTTATCATACTCATAGCCACGTCCCTCACGGCAGTGGCCATGGGCATGGACAGGGTGTTCAACCCGAGGCTGAGGGGGACATGA